A region of Fibrobacter succinogenes subsp. succinogenes S85 DNA encodes the following proteins:
- a CDS encoding deoxyguanosinetriphosphate triphosphohydrolase family protein: MEWNASVKKQIESRLMEKENSLAEYACNSAAAVRYHELPDDIRPNFSRDADKIIHSYCYSRYIDKTQAFYLVENDHITHRVLHVQLVAKIARTIGRFLNLNEDLIEAISLGHDVGHTPFGHDGEKIVSKFLQDCGDGIFEHNVQSFRLFNDLEAYGKGLNLTAQVLDGIICHNGEILKNEYGCNRSKTPEKLLEEYKNSLSGTLKSKEMVPMTLEGCVMRISDVIAYVGRDIEDAIILKLVKREDIPQEITKILGSKNSEIVNTLITDLVNNSLDKETLVFSPEVFDALNQLKDWNYKNIYLNPKKSTQDEKIKMMFRTVLEECFDELQSGVKKATGINHWCESLGEKYRETTSLPRIVADYVSGMTDDYLMNAYKEIVMPKSFGVSFDA, from the coding sequence ATGGAATGGAACGCTTCAGTCAAGAAACAAATTGAATCCCGCTTGATGGAAAAGGAAAACTCGCTTGCAGAATACGCCTGCAATTCTGCGGCTGCGGTCCGCTATCACGAATTGCCTGACGATATCCGGCCGAACTTTTCCCGTGATGCGGACAAGATTATCCATTCTTATTGCTATAGCCGATACATTGATAAAACCCAGGCGTTTTACCTTGTTGAAAATGACCACATCACGCACCGAGTGCTGCATGTGCAACTGGTCGCAAAAATTGCAAGGACCATTGGGCGTTTCTTGAATTTGAACGAAGACTTGATTGAGGCTATTTCGCTCGGACACGATGTCGGCCATACGCCTTTTGGCCACGATGGCGAAAAAATTGTCTCAAAGTTTTTGCAAGATTGCGGTGACGGAATTTTTGAACACAATGTTCAAAGTTTTAGGCTGTTCAATGACCTTGAAGCATACGGCAAAGGACTGAATCTTACCGCGCAAGTGCTCGACGGAATTATCTGCCACAACGGCGAAATACTGAAAAATGAATACGGCTGTAACCGCAGCAAAACTCCAGAAAAACTGCTGGAAGAATACAAAAACAGCTTAAGCGGAACGCTGAAATCAAAAGAGATGGTCCCGATGACATTGGAGGGCTGTGTCATGCGAATTTCGGACGTGATTGCGTACGTTGGCCGCGACATTGAAGATGCCATCATCTTGAAACTAGTGAAGCGCGAAGACATCCCCCAAGAAATCACGAAAATTCTCGGAAGCAAAAATAGCGAAATCGTCAACACGCTTATTACAGACCTTGTCAATAATAGTTTAGACAAAGAAACGCTCGTCTTTTCGCCGGAAGTTTTTGATGCGCTTAACCAGCTGAAAGACTGGAACTACAAAAACATCTATTTGAATCCGAAAAAGTCAACCCAAGACGAAAAGATCAAGATGATGTTCCGGACAGTCTTGGAAGAATGTTTTGATGAACTCCAGTCTGGCGTGAAAAAGGCGACCGGAATCAATCACTGGTGTGAATCGCTGGGCGAAAAGTACAGAGAAACGACTTCGCTCCCACGCATTGTCGCGGACTACGTCTCTGGAATGACCGATGACTACTTGATGAATGCCTATAAGGAAATTGTGATGCCTAAGTCATTCGGTGTAAGCTTTGATGCCTAA
- a CDS encoding helix-turn-helix transcriptional regulator — protein MADMTRGERTVQLFAKVISNPEKKFTISDLMTSFEIPESERRNVQRDMRFLSEMDGGRYIAVDTVGRTSYYTSALRNAERLLFPNFENTMLHFVFLKRIANIYPATSEIISQLLERIEKSLPGREQKSLRHLGEELNTKIIFMGTPPDIEENASEKMRTILQAIHDHRKIDVFYRTASAYKKSTRIPLMIIVYQNEIYVGCESEKVKDATYTLKFRRMVKVQLSKETFVENPKVLEKLRRQVTSGAAFMSEQEPHPEDVEIEFEMSASLYLMENKFNRTMHMRLAKNGEILVKMKADVNQLLVNWVVSFSTAARVIKPASLQMRLKEYGEYLRSIYG, from the coding sequence ATGGCGGACATGACTCGCGGTGAACGCACTGTGCAACTTTTTGCGAAAGTGATTTCAAATCCGGAAAAGAAATTTACCATCAGCGACTTGATGACTTCGTTTGAAATTCCTGAGAGTGAACGCCGCAATGTGCAACGCGACATGCGCTTCCTTTCGGAAATGGATGGTGGCCGCTACATCGCAGTTGATACTGTTGGGCGTACATCTTATTACACCTCGGCGCTTCGCAATGCCGAGAGACTCCTGTTCCCGAATTTTGAAAATACGATGCTCCATTTCGTGTTCCTCAAACGCATCGCGAATATTTACCCCGCCACGAGTGAAATTATTTCGCAACTTCTGGAGCGCATCGAAAAAAGTTTGCCGGGCCGCGAACAGAAATCGCTCCGCCATCTCGGTGAAGAGCTGAACACGAAAATCATTTTCATGGGGACTCCGCCGGACATTGAAGAAAATGCTAGTGAAAAAATGCGGACGATTCTCCAGGCGATTCACGACCACCGTAAAATTGATGTGTTTTACAGAACCGCCTCCGCTTACAAGAAATCAACCCGCATCCCCTTGATGATTATCGTTTATCAGAACGAAATTTACGTGGGTTGCGAATCCGAAAAAGTCAAAGATGCCACCTATACGCTCAAGTTCCGGCGAATGGTTAAGGTGCAACTCTCCAAGGAAACGTTTGTGGAAAATCCGAAAGTTCTGGAAAAGTTGCGTCGGCAGGTCACGTCAGGGGCTGCGTTCATGAGCGAGCAGGAACCCCATCCTGAAGATGTTGAAATTGAATTTGAAATGAGCGCTAGCCTTTACCTTATGGAAAACAAGTTCAACCGAACGATGCACATGAGACTAGCCAAAAATGGCGAAATCTTGGTGAAAATGAAAGCTGATGTGAACCAGCTTTTGGTGAACTGGGTTGTGTCATTCTCAACTGCCGCCCGCGTCATAAAGCCCGCTTCGCTGCAAATGCGCCTCAAGGAATATGGGGAATATTTGCGTTCAATTTACGGGTGA
- the leuS gene encoding leucine--tRNA ligase: MAKYNPQEIETKWQAYWEEHQTFKTGEDKSKPKYYCLDMFPYPSGAGLHVGHPEGYTATDIICRYKRSRGFNVLHPMGWDAFGLPAEQYAIQTGTHPAITTKKNCDNFRRQIKRLGLSYDWNKEVNTTDPKYYKWTQWIFKRLYGTWFDEDQQKGRPIEELPIPADVEAKGKEEVRKYKDGKRLAYYADAQVWWCKHCKIVCANEEVLNDGSHEKCGTKEVERRNLKQWLMRIPLYGDRLLKGLDKLDWPQGVKDMQKNWIGKSYGAEVDFAIADAEGKPTEKKLRVYTTRCDTLFGATYMVVAPEHAMVPELTTAEQKVAVEEYVHAAALKSDLDRTELAKEKTGVFTGSYAVNPLTGTKIPVWVADYVLTGYGTGAIMAVPAHDTRDFDFAKKFNLPVICIMEPDASCPEDVKPLVLKGEACWAADGTYINSENATLCLNGLNKKQGIAKVIEWLEANKIGKATVNYKLRDWLFSRQRYWGEPFPIIHWEDGEISTVDDAELPVLLPELKDYKPGDGGQSPLANATEWLQVVDKNGRKGIRETNTMPQWAGSCWYYLRYIDACNGDAFVAKELEKYWMPVDLYVGGAEHAVLHLLYSRFWHKVLFDLGLVSTDEPFQKLFNQGMILAFAYEDAAGSKVPTDEVEEKNGKYFKKGTDIELKQIVAKMSKSLKNVVNPDDVVRDYGADSLRLYEMFMGPLDAVKPWQTKGIEGMNRFLGRAWRSVVGDSDEAPVFVDEAAPEAIEKVMHQSVIKVTNDIENMSFNTAISQLMIFNNEMMKMDKRYREPCETFVKLLHPFAPHIAEEMWSILGHNESLTNVAWPEADHSKAVENTVEVVFQVNGKVRAKASVAKDMDKAALEKLAMDNDRVKEFMAGKTVVKSIVVPGKLVNIVVK; the protein is encoded by the coding sequence ATGGCAAAGTATAATCCGCAAGAAATCGAAACCAAGTGGCAAGCCTACTGGGAAGAACATCAGACGTTTAAGACTGGCGAAGACAAGTCCAAGCCGAAGTATTATTGCTTGGATATGTTCCCGTACCCGAGTGGTGCTGGCCTCCATGTGGGCCACCCGGAAGGTTACACTGCAACGGATATCATTTGCCGCTACAAGCGCAGCCGCGGTTTCAATGTGCTTCACCCGATGGGTTGGGATGCTTTCGGCCTCCCTGCTGAACAGTACGCCATCCAGACTGGTACGCACCCGGCCATTACGACCAAGAAGAATTGCGACAATTTCCGCCGCCAGATCAAGCGCCTCGGCCTCTCTTACGACTGGAACAAGGAAGTCAACACCACCGATCCGAAGTATTACAAGTGGACGCAGTGGATTTTCAAGCGCCTTTACGGCACCTGGTTCGATGAAGACCAGCAGAAGGGCCGCCCCATTGAAGAACTCCCGATTCCGGCCGATGTCGAAGCAAAGGGCAAGGAAGAAGTCCGCAAGTACAAGGATGGGAAGCGCCTCGCTTACTATGCCGACGCTCAGGTGTGGTGGTGCAAGCACTGCAAGATTGTTTGCGCAAACGAAGAAGTCTTGAACGATGGTTCTCACGAAAAGTGCGGCACCAAGGAAGTGGAACGCCGTAACCTCAAGCAGTGGCTCATGCGTATTCCGCTGTATGGCGACCGCCTGCTGAAGGGCCTTGACAAGCTCGACTGGCCGCAGGGCGTGAAGGACATGCAGAAGAACTGGATCGGCAAGAGCTATGGTGCCGAAGTTGATTTTGCCATTGCCGATGCTGAAGGCAAGCCGACCGAAAAGAAGCTCCGCGTTTACACGACCCGTTGCGATACGCTGTTCGGTGCCACCTACATGGTCGTTGCTCCGGAACACGCTATGGTGCCGGAACTCACGACTGCCGAACAGAAGGTCGCCGTGGAAGAATACGTGCATGCCGCCGCTCTCAAGAGCGATCTCGACCGTACGGAACTCGCCAAGGAAAAGACCGGTGTGTTTACAGGTTCTTACGCTGTGAACCCGCTCACCGGCACGAAGATTCCGGTGTGGGTTGCTGACTACGTTTTGACGGGCTATGGCACTGGCGCTATCATGGCTGTGCCGGCCCACGATACCCGTGACTTTGACTTTGCAAAGAAGTTCAACTTGCCGGTTATCTGCATCATGGAGCCGGATGCAAGCTGCCCCGAAGATGTAAAGCCGCTCGTGCTCAAGGGCGAAGCTTGCTGGGCTGCCGACGGCACCTACATCAACAGCGAAAATGCAACGCTTTGCTTGAACGGTCTCAACAAGAAGCAGGGTATCGCCAAGGTTATCGAATGGCTCGAAGCCAACAAGATCGGTAAGGCTACCGTGAACTACAAGCTCCGCGACTGGCTCTTCAGCCGTCAGCGCTACTGGGGCGAACCGTTCCCGATTATCCACTGGGAAGATGGCGAAATCTCTACGGTGGACGATGCCGAACTTCCGGTGCTCTTGCCGGAACTCAAGGACTACAAGCCGGGTGACGGCGGTCAGTCTCCGCTCGCTAACGCCACCGAATGGCTCCAGGTCGTTGATAAGAACGGCCGCAAGGGTATCCGCGAAACGAACACCATGCCGCAGTGGGCAGGCTCTTGCTGGTATTACCTCCGCTACATCGACGCTTGCAATGGCGACGCATTTGTGGCAAAGGAACTTGAAAAGTACTGGATGCCGGTCGACCTCTATGTGGGTGGTGCCGAACACGCCGTGCTTCACTTGCTCTACAGCCGTTTCTGGCACAAGGTGCTCTTTGACCTCGGCCTCGTCTCTACCGATGAACCGTTCCAGAAACTCTTCAACCAGGGCATGATTCTTGCCTTCGCATACGAAGACGCCGCTGGCTCCAAGGTCCCGACTGACGAAGTTGAAGAAAAGAATGGCAAGTACTTCAAGAAGGGTACTGACATCGAACTCAAGCAGATTGTGGCTAAGATGAGTAAGTCCCTCAAGAACGTCGTGAACCCGGATGACGTTGTCCGTGATTACGGTGCTGATAGCCTTCGCTTGTACGAAATGTTCATGGGACCGCTCGATGCCGTGAAGCCGTGGCAGACCAAGGGCATTGAAGGCATGAACCGCTTCCTCGGCCGCGCCTGGCGTTCTGTTGTCGGCGACAGCGATGAAGCCCCGGTCTTCGTTGACGAAGCTGCTCCGGAAGCTATCGAAAAGGTGATGCACCAGAGCGTTATCAAGGTCACGAACGACATTGAAAACATGAGCTTCAACACCGCCATCAGCCAGTTGATGATCTTCAACAACGAAATGATGAAGATGGACAAGCGCTACCGCGAACCGTGCGAAACGTTCGTCAAGCTCTTACACCCGTTTGCCCCGCATATCGCCGAAGAAATGTGGAGCATCCTTGGCCACAACGAATCGCTCACGAACGTCGCCTGGCCCGAAGCCGACCACTCCAAGGCCGTGGAAAACACCGTCGAAGTCGTGTTCCAGGTGAACGGCAAGGTCCGCGCGAAGGCCTCTGTCGCGAAGGACATGGACAAGGCTGCCCTCGAAAAGCTCGCCATGGACAACGACCGCGTGAAGGAGTTTATGGCTGGCAAAACCGTCGTGAAGTCCATCGTCGTTCCGGGCAAGCTCGTGAACATCGTGGTGAAGTAA